One genomic segment of Amycolatopsis sp. WQ 127309 includes these proteins:
- the pucL gene encoding factor-independent urate hydroxylase has protein sequence MAITLGPNQYGKAEVRLVTVRRDGPVHHLKDLTVSTSLRGELAATHLTGDNAAVLATDTQKNTVYAFAKEAPVGEIEDFGLRLARHFTGTQESISGARVKIDEHSWDRITVDGAPHDHAFSGAGNERRTTAVTVQGDRAWVVSGIDGLVVLKSTGSEFHGFPRDDYTTLAETDDRILATAVTARWRYQGDGIDWAESHREIRRAMLETFATKHSLSLQQTLYAMGQSVLERRPEVAEVRLSLPNKHHFLVDLSPFGLKNDNEVFYAADRPYGLIEGTILRDDAEDPGPAWDIH, from the coding sequence CCTGGTCACGGTGCGCCGCGACGGCCCCGTCCACCACCTGAAGGACCTCACCGTGTCGACGTCGCTGCGTGGCGAGCTGGCCGCGACGCACCTGACCGGCGACAACGCCGCGGTGCTCGCGACCGACACGCAGAAGAACACCGTGTACGCCTTCGCGAAGGAGGCGCCGGTCGGCGAGATCGAGGACTTCGGGCTGCGCCTGGCCCGGCATTTCACCGGCACGCAGGAGAGCATCTCCGGCGCCCGGGTCAAGATCGACGAGCACAGCTGGGACCGGATCACCGTCGACGGCGCGCCGCACGACCACGCGTTCAGCGGCGCCGGCAACGAACGGCGCACCACGGCCGTCACGGTCCAGGGCGACCGCGCGTGGGTCGTGTCCGGGATCGACGGCCTGGTCGTGCTCAAGTCGACCGGCTCGGAGTTCCACGGCTTCCCGCGCGACGACTACACGACGCTCGCCGAGACCGACGACCGGATCCTCGCGACCGCCGTCACCGCGCGCTGGCGCTACCAGGGCGACGGCATCGACTGGGCGGAAAGCCACCGCGAAATCCGGCGCGCGATGCTGGAGACCTTCGCGACGAAGCACAGCCTTTCGCTGCAGCAGACGCTCTACGCGATGGGCCAGTCGGTGCTCGAACGGCGGCCCGAGGTCGCGGAGGTGCGGCTGTCGCTGCCGAACAAGCACCACTTCCTCGTGGACCTGAGCCCATTCGGGCTGAAGAACGACAACGAGGTGTTCTACGCCGCCGACCGCCCGTACGGGCTGATCGAGGGCACCATCCTGCGCGACGACGCCGAGGACCCCGGCCCTGCTTGGGACATCCACTAG
- a CDS encoding alpha-galactosidase: MRRVLAVLATAVAVIGITGQPADALENGLARTPPMGWNTWNTFECNINETLVKQTTDLMVSSGMRDRGYTYVNLDDCWMTKNRDGAGNLVADPAKFPSGLKALGDYIHARGMKFGIYESAGSETCQHYPGSLGHEQTDANSYASWGVDYLKYDNCGSPGGETQQDYVRRYSAMRDALKATGRPIAYSICEWGNFSPSTWAPDVGNLWRTTGDITNNWGSIDSIYRQNVGLASAAKPGAWNDPDMLEVGDGMDFQEDRAHFTLWAAMAAPLIAGADLRSASVATFSTYLNSDVIAVDQDSLGKQATRISSSGGLDVLRKPLQDGDVAVVLFNENTTTKTVSTTAAAAGLPSASNYRLTNLWSKELTTSTGTISAAVPSHSTVIYRVKANASGSSIGTAKALQGASSSRCADINGNLTTPGTKVDIWDCDGGSNQSWTFTSAGELKANGLCLDADGGATAAGTKLIVWTCHGGTNQQFKLNVDGSITGTQSGLCVDVTGGDKPAGNVNGTQLELWGCNDDANQNWSLK, from the coding sequence ATGCGCCGTGTCCTCGCCGTCCTCGCCACCGCCGTCGCCGTCATCGGGATCACCGGTCAGCCCGCCGATGCCCTGGAAAACGGGCTCGCGAGAACACCCCCGATGGGGTGGAACACCTGGAACACCTTCGAGTGCAACATCAACGAGACGCTCGTCAAGCAGACCACCGACCTGATGGTCAGTTCCGGGATGCGCGACCGCGGCTACACCTACGTCAACCTCGACGACTGCTGGATGACCAAGAACCGGGACGGCGCGGGCAACCTCGTCGCGGACCCGGCGAAGTTCCCCAGCGGCCTCAAGGCGCTCGGTGACTACATCCACGCGCGCGGGATGAAGTTCGGGATCTACGAGAGCGCCGGCAGCGAGACCTGCCAGCACTACCCCGGCAGCCTCGGCCACGAGCAGACCGACGCCAACAGCTACGCGAGCTGGGGCGTCGACTACCTCAAGTACGACAACTGCGGCAGCCCCGGCGGCGAAACCCAGCAGGACTACGTCCGCCGCTACTCCGCGATGCGTGACGCGCTCAAGGCCACCGGCCGCCCGATCGCCTACAGCATCTGCGAATGGGGCAACTTCTCCCCGTCCACCTGGGCGCCCGACGTCGGCAACCTGTGGCGCACCACCGGCGACATCACCAACAACTGGGGCAGCATCGACTCGATCTACCGCCAGAACGTCGGCCTCGCGTCCGCCGCGAAGCCCGGCGCCTGGAACGACCCCGACATGCTCGAGGTCGGCGACGGCATGGACTTCCAGGAGGACCGCGCGCACTTCACGCTCTGGGCGGCGATGGCCGCGCCGCTGATCGCCGGCGCCGATCTGCGCTCCGCGAGCGTCGCGACCTTCTCCACCTACCTGAACTCGGACGTCATCGCCGTCGACCAGGACTCCCTCGGCAAGCAGGCGACGCGCATCTCGTCGAGCGGCGGGCTGGACGTCCTGCGGAAGCCCCTCCAGGACGGGGACGTCGCCGTCGTCCTGTTCAACGAGAACACCACCACGAAGACCGTCTCGACGACGGCCGCCGCGGCCGGGCTGCCCAGCGCGTCGAACTACCGGCTGACCAACCTGTGGTCGAAGGAGCTGACCACCAGCACCGGCACGATCAGCGCCGCCGTGCCGTCGCACAGCACCGTGATCTACCGGGTGAAGGCCAATGCGAGCGGCTCCAGCATCGGCACGGCCAAGGCGCTGCAGGGCGCGTCGTCGTCGCGGTGCGCCGACATCAACGGCAACCTCACGACGCCCGGCACCAAGGTCGACATCTGGGACTGCGACGGCGGGTCCAACCAGTCCTGGACGTTCACCAGCGCCGGAGAACTGAAGGCCAACGGCCTCTGCCTCGACGCCGACGGCGGTGCGACCGCGGCCGGGACCAAGCTGATCGTCTGGACGTGCCACGGCGGCACGAACCAGCAGTTCAAGCTCAACGTCGACGGCTCGATCACCGGCACGCAATCCGGCCTGTGCGTCGACGTCACCGGCGGCGACAAGCCCGCCGGCAACGTCAACGGCACTCAGCTCGAACTGTGGGGCTGCAACGACGACGCCAACCAGAACTGGTCCCTCAAGTAG
- a CDS encoding TetR/AcrR family transcriptional regulator, whose translation MAAGAELFRRNGYSGTGLKQIVSEANAPFGSLYHFFPGGKEQLGAEVVRSSGLAYIQLFDLFIDPAPDLISGIEAFFAAGIATLEATDYVEGCPIATVALEVASTNEPLREATADVFTAWIDAGTEKFARFGLGREAARTLTISVVNSLEGAFVLCRALRDTEAMAVAGATSVDVAKRLQSEQL comes from the coding sequence ATGGCCGCCGGGGCTGAGCTTTTTCGGCGCAATGGGTACAGCGGTACCGGGCTCAAGCAGATCGTCAGTGAGGCGAATGCTCCCTTCGGCTCGCTCTACCACTTCTTTCCCGGCGGGAAGGAGCAGCTCGGTGCCGAGGTCGTCCGGAGTTCCGGGCTGGCCTACATCCAGCTGTTCGACCTCTTCATCGACCCGGCACCCGACCTGATCAGCGGGATCGAGGCGTTCTTCGCCGCCGGGATCGCGACGCTCGAAGCCACCGACTACGTCGAAGGCTGCCCGATCGCGACCGTTGCTCTCGAGGTCGCGAGTACCAACGAACCGCTGCGGGAAGCCACCGCCGACGTCTTCACCGCGTGGATCGACGCCGGGACCGAGAAGTTCGCCCGGTTCGGGCTCGGCCGGGAGGCCGCGCGGACGCTCACCATCTCCGTCGTCAACAGCCTCGAAGGCGCCTTTGTCCTCTGCCGGGCGCTGCGGGACACCGAGGCCATGGCCGTCGCCGGCGCGACCAGCGTGGACGTTGCCAAGCGGCTTCAGAGCGAGCAACTTTAG